The genomic DNA ACTACTTGTGGCGAGCCATCGTCGAGGGTTATAGTGTTGGTGATGAATGTGTCGGAGACCACTCTGTGTCCATCTGGTATATAGGGCCATGTTTGTTTCAAGTCTAGTAGAAATTCAGAGACATGAGAAACGGGAATGGCAATTAGCAATATTATATGAGGGCACGTAGAAGCTGAGGGATGCTACCGCCCATCTTCACAATGATTGTGCATACGTTGCTCATATGCAAGATGCGTTGGCCAATGATGCATTGTATCATGCCTCTCCTCGGGTGGCGTTCATAGCTCAGCTGAAATGCAGCTCAGACCGCTGCTTCAGCCGTAAACTCTACTTTTGCGCAACCTACAGCGTGGCATGAATGAATGCCTCAGAATGATGTGCTCAAGCTCAGCCCGGGGGACTCTTCTAAATCTTTCCCCTTACCAAGATGGCGCCCCTGGTGATAGCATTTTTCTACGAAAGCATCTCCCTTTATCGGTCCCGCGGATACAGTGTCGAAGAGTGTGTAGAGCTGGACCAGGATGAAACCATTGAAGCCATTGCGCAATCCCTCCGAAGCAATGGCTACGAAGTAGTCCTGGTAGGTGATGTCAAGGAACTGGTGAATCGTATCGCCAAGGGGGAACATGAGAAGTGGGACCTAGCTTTTTCAATCTCCGAGGGGATGCATGGGGTTGGCCGTGAAGCTCAAGTGCCCGGTCTACTAGAGGCGTATCGCATTCCGCATGCGTTATCGGATGCAGCAACGTTGGCTCTGTGTTTGGATAAGGGGAAGACGAAGGTATGGCCGTCTTAGTATAGAACTGGGATTATGATAGCTGACAACTACCAAAGATGGTTCTTGAGCATCAGGGTATCCCGACTGCACCCTTCGCCGTTGTCCCAGCACTGTGGACTCCCAACGGTTCGACGGCAAAGACGGTCTCGCAGCTTTTGGAAAAAAGTATCCATGCTGAAGAACTCAAAGACTTCCCTCTCTTCATCAAACCAGCCTGCGAGGGATCCTCAAAAGGGATCTATCCCTTCAGCAAAGTCACCAGCCCCTCCGAACTCGAGAACGGTGTCAAGAAGCTCCAAGCGCGATTCTTAGGACAAAGCATCCTGGTGGAGAAATATCTGACCGGAAACGAGTACACGGTCAGTCTGCTGGGGACGGGCAATTCTGCAAAAGTCCTTGGCTCGCTTCAAGTCAACTGGTCGAATCCCGCTGACGGCGGCTTCTACACCGTCTCTAACAAGAACGAGCAGGGTAATGAACATCTGGACCAATTTGTGGATGCTCACAATAACCCTGAGGTCCAAGCAGCTGAGGATCTAGCCCTGCGGACATGGCACGCGCTGGAGTGTTGCGATGTTGGGCGAGTGGATGTTCGATTTGGGGCGAATGGAAAGCCATATGTTTTGGAGGTAAGTCTTGCTCCGGCCCATGCACAATGCAAAACTGACTATCGCAGCTCAATCCACTTCCTGGGCTGCGTCCGCAATGGTCTAGCCTGGTCCAAACCGCCGAGTACCACAAAATCAGTCATGAGGTACTCTTGGGGAGAATTGTTGAGAGCTCCTTGCAAAGATATCCAAGTTTGCGTGAGAAACAAAGTGAGAAATAGCTGAGGTATCAAGAAAGGGTATCATTACTCTATAAATCGACTTCCTATAGCTACAATATACTGGCAGCTCGACCCCGAACCAGAGGTAACCACCCTAGGTCCAAAGGTCCACGCCAAAACCACTAAACACCACCAAGTAATGTGTATCAGAGATGCCTTCATCGCGTCCGTTGAAGTAACAAGGTTGGTGTGCCGAACGCCGCTATCATCCTCCCCCCATCCCAAGTCCTGCAGCCCTTAAACCCCGAAGGAGAGAGCCACAAGACTCCTGGAGGGGAGATGGTTCAAATAATACACGCTAGGCTTTCATCATCTGCGAATTTATTAGCATTAATCGTGTTTGTATCAGGAGAACTGGGTGCTCACCTATTCAAAACTTggaaggatgaagaagaaaagaagagaaattgTGAAAAATTCGCCGATTTTTGTATGTGGAGAGCCGCGCTAGAACTTTTTGGGCGGGCGGTGACATTCTGCCAATATAACGCATTTCCGCTTCATTTTCTCTCTATTTTCTTGTGACATTAGCTGTTTTCCGATCGTTATTTGGCTGTCTTTATCAATTGGTGTCGACGAGGGTGCTTATTCCACTCTCTTCCAAAATGTTCCCCCGCGTGGGACGATACTCCCCCCGTCTCCGCTCTAGCTATATCGAAATTTCGAATTACTTCCGCGGCCGACAAGCTGGGCTTAGGACTGGATTATTAGCTCAGGCCCCGACATATAGATCTTTTCATAAACAGTTTTGTCTCCGAGAGCAACCGCATATACACGCAGAGCACCGACCTTTCCTAGAGCGGTTCAAGAAAGCTGGTATGGCATCAGTTATCCTTGGATATCAACGAAATGTGGCTAACCATCTGACTTATAGTTGAATTCCCTCCTGCTACGCATAATGACTTTGAAGTATTCTTCACCCAGGCCAGCCCTGGTCAAGAAGTTACACTTCACGGCTACCTTGGCCACCGCGCAGATCTCTCTAAGAAACTATCCTTCGTGCGTTTGACGGACCCAACAATGAAACACAGCGTGCAACTAGTTTCCTTTGCCAAGAGTGGCGACGCCTTTGAGAAAGTCAGGTCAGTTAGCGCAAACAGCCCCGTGGCAGTAAGAGGCAAGGTTCAGGCCAAGAAGGCGAAAGGAGGCGAGACACTCGAAAAGAGTGATGCTTGGGAAGTACACGTCGAAGATTTACACTCGCTCAATGACTTCCCGAAGAATATTCTCATGACCCCGGAGACGGTGTTTGCGCCAGAGCAGCGGTACTTGCAGCTGCGTAATGAGAGTGAGTTGCGTGATGCATTGCGATTCCGTGCGCAGGTGCACAATGTGTGTAAGGAGGAATTGGAGCAGTGTCAACCTGCTTTTATCGAGGTTGAAACGCCACTTCTGTTCAAGTCGACACCTGAGGGAGCAAGGGAGTTCTTGGTGCCGACGCGGAGGCGTGGACTGGCCTATGCATTGCCGCAGAGTCCTCAGCAATACAAACAGATCCTCATGGCTAGCGGGATCCCGAGATACTTCCAGTTTGCACGGTGTTTCAGAGATGAAGATCTCCGGGCGGACAGACAGCCTGAATTCACCCAGCTCGATTTGGAGATGTCCTTTGCAACTGGTGAAGACGTCATGCACGTTGTTGAGGGGATTGTCCGCAGGCTCTGGTCGACCCTGATGGATGAACCAGCACCATCCGGCCCATTCCGGAGACTTTTATACGAGGAGGCCATGAGCAAGTACGGATCCGATAAACCAGACACCCGATACGGCATGGAGATCTCCCGGATCGACTACCTTCTCCCCGTCGACCTAGTCAGCAAAATCACCCCAATTCTCAACCCATACGTCGAGGTCTTCAAAATCGAAAATAACGAAAACGACCCGGCCGCCATGACCAAATTCATCACTGAATTCCTAGACTCCCCCGCCGGCGCTCCCTTCAACAACAACCCAGACGGCGCCCCCGGAATCTTCATCTACGACGCCAAGAAACCCCTCTGCGGCCTGCAACCCTTCGGTTTCGAAGCAGCCGAGCATATCGAAAACGCTCTCGACGCAGACCACGGCGACCTCATCGTGATCCAAGCCCGCGAAGCAGTCCCCTTCACCGGCGGCTCAACGGCAATCGGCGATCTGCGTCGCGCTCTGCACACCGCCGCTGTATCCTCCGGCTTCAAACCAGCCCCCATGGGCTTCGAGTTCCTCTGGATCACCGACTTCCccctcttctccccctcTTCAGATACGGAGCCGGGCCAGGGTGGCGCAGCAGGCATTTCTTCAACCCACCATCCCTTCACTGCTCCCAAGACCGCCGCCGACGTCGACAAACTCCTATCTGACCCTACGGAAGCGATCGCAGACCACTACGATCTCGTCGTCAACGGCGTCGAGCTTGGCGGTGGTAGTCGCCGTATCCACGACGCCGCTGTGCAGGAGTTCATCCTGCGAGATATTCTGCAGATGCGGCCGGAGCGGTTAGCAGACTTTGAGCACCTGCTTGACGCGCTTAGGGCTGGGTGTCCGCCGCATGCAGGGTTGGCGCTGGGGTTTGATCGGTTGGTGGCGGTTATGTTGGGGAAGGAGAGCGTTAGGGATGTCATTGCTTTCCCGAAGACTGGGAAGGGAGGGGAGGATGCCATGGTAAGGGCGCCGAGTGAGATGAGTGAGGAGGCGTTGGAGACGTATCATTTGAGGTTAAGGGAGTGAGTTTTTAATAGTGTGGATTGTATAGATACAAGATACCCTCTCGTCTCATGTATGTGCATGTTATGCCAGCATGTGAAATGATATATATACTTCCTGTCCTTGTCCATCCCGCGGGGTCAACTAATAAGGATCAACCCCATACTTCTCATTATCCGCCCCATCACTTTTCGCCAATCTCCCCGTCTGCGTCCTCAGGCCTCCCCTACTCGCATCTACAATCGGTCTCACCCCTCCCTCAGAACCTTTAACATCGATTCTCATATTCGCTGCCACAGTTAGCCAACGCCACAACCCAAAAAATACAGAAATGATAAAACTCACCAATCCCAGTCAAATGATAATTAACATAAATATTCTCCCAGCACCCCTTCGGCGCATGATACACCTCATGTGAGATACTCAAATGCGGATGCGTCCTGGTGATACTATTCCACCAATTCCACGCCTCTCTATGCAGAGGACTATGCGCGTAGCGGTGCATTTCTTCAATCGACCGGAAGTAGCATAGTATTATggattggttgctggtttTGCGTGCGGTGGCTTCGAGGTACGTCGTGGAGCCGAGGACTTTTTTGCGTTGATATGTGAGGAAAGATGGGTGCGGAATAGGAATGTGGGATGAATGAGCTTACAGCCATATTCCTCTGCGTTCCCTTCTAGCTGGGCTAGCATTTTGTTCATGAAGTCTCCTACCTGTTGATACCCGGGGCCGAAGATGCCAAGCGGACTTCAATTCCCACAACTTAGTCAATCCATACACAAATGAATAGAAAACAAACATACTGATTCGATCTCGCCCCCAACATAATAACCGTAACATCCTCCGCCGCCCCCTTCTCCGGCAACATCCCGTCCCTCCCCGGAACCTGCGCGGAGAACTTCCCCCACACCACATCATCCATATTGGTATTTCTGATATAGCCGAATGCCATAAGAACGGTATGCATGGCGCGCCATGATAAGAGACAGATTGCGGGTAAGATGGCATAGGGAAGTGGTAGTAGGATTGTTAATAGGGATTGGAGAGCGGCGCCGATAAGCAGCCAGGTTTGGATTGTGAAGGTGTCGCGGAGGAACTGTTGCACGGTTAGCCTGTAGGTTCGGGGGTTGGTTGTGTCTTACTCCGTAGGGGACAGGGGAGGTACATTATGTGTAACGATGGCGCTCACAGCCCCGGAAGATAAATGTGGGCTCTTGATTGATAGTGACTCGAACGCCATTTTGATATCCGGAGTTAGTCGATATAGCGAATCAGACATATGTTGTTGAAAAGACAGAAATACGAGACATCGGGCAAATTGATCACATGATGAGGAATACACGTAACGGAACGGATCGGGCCGAGTGTATGTGGATCTCAACAAGGTAGTAGGGCTAGTTCATCCATCCATTATCAGTATGCTTTTTCAATTGCATCACGATCAATCATATGCTATTATACAATGAACGCCATCCCAGTAGACCATATCGAACAAGAAAGATTGGAAATATCAAAAACAGGACCGCTATCTTGATGAAGAATTCGACCCTGCAGACACTGCGCCACTGTCACTCGTCTCaagctcctcctcttcagcaTCATAGTAGAGAtaatcatcttcatcatcaagaGGTTGGCCAAAGATCTGATTCCAAACACCATCCCAAAGACCCTTCTTCGTCAATAGACCTCCGACCAGAAGGATAGGAAGTTGCCAGATACTAGCCCAGAACAGACCTCGCGCTGTCCCGTTGGCACCCTGTTGCTTCCAGAACCGATATGCTTCCTTCACCAGCCATCCATTGGCCACCGTGCTGCCAACCAGGAACCCATGACCAACCACACCAACCCACCAGAGCCCGATGGAGATGGGGAACATAAGAACCGAGTACCGAAGGGCAACACGTGCGTTCCGGGCGGGGTTGGTCCAAGCAAGCATCTTATATCCAGCCGCCCTGTACTCTTCGCGAATCGTGTGGGAGAGCGCATTAAAGTGTGGGAATTGCCAGGCGAACAAGATACCACCCAGAAGCCATCCACCAATACTATCTTCACTGAGAAGCATGTCGCGCCAGGTGTCGTGGCCCATGGTTGCCGTCTGGCCAGCCGCGGCAACCCAGCCCATCAATGGAGGAATTCCTCCGACAATGGCTCCCACCCAGGTGTTGATCACATGCATCCGTTTCAGCGGGGTGTAGACGAAAGCATATAGGAAGATGTTAAAAGCCGAAAGTGCCGTCACAGTCGGGTTGGTTCCAATGTACAGCAGACCAAGCCCCGAGGCGGCCGTGGCGATCGCAAAGAGAAGGGCTGCACGGCGGGAGAGGAGGCCTCGAACCAATGGCCGGTTTTTCGTCCGGGACATTTGCGCATCGTATTGCGGCTCGAACATCATGTTCAACGTGTTGGCACTACAGGAAGAGAGGAAGGTGCCCGTAGTCAGATAGAGGAAGGTCAATGTGGAGGTGGAAAGAGTCGGGAGTGGGGCAATGGACGGGTCGAGTGTAAGGAGTGTCGATATAGGATACATGCCGTACGCGGAAGTCGTAGTTAGGACGATCAGGACCGAGAGACGGGGTTTGGTGAGGGCGAGAAAAGCGGCCATTTTGCGGCGGAGAGAGGTAGTAGGAAGAGCGGAGGAAAAGGACGAGAGTTGCGCGGATGCATCTGGCGGAATAACATGTTCTGTGGAATTGTTCCCAGTCGCCTCTTCTTTTAATCTTTTCCTCCGTCTGTGAGGCAATTCCTCTGGATTTGATTGTATGGTGGCATCGCTGGATGACGAGGACGCCGCACGAGTGTTGGCGGGTGAAGCAGAGGGATTGGCTGTCGACAACGAGTCCAATAAATTTCCATTACTCATGAACGTCGCATCATCAACTGTCCGGTTCCCCGAGAAGTAAGTCTTCTGCAGCGTAGATGAAGGGGAATTGTCATGAGCGACACCGGATCGCAAGCGGGACGAGGAGATGAAGGCCCGGACGGAGGGGCGGCGCGGGCGCACAGCACGGTGTAGACATTGCGAACAGAGCAGGCGCGCAGGGTCTCGAGAAGCTGCTCCGGGCCTCAACAACGAGGAACGGAGAGGGATCATGGCGGGGTTGTCAGAGCATTTGGCGACAGAAGACGGAGAAGGAATTAAGCAAGTCGGCGGGCAGCGGAGGAGAAATTCCCCGGCGGGCGACAGGAGCCAGTCGCGCAGCCGAACTTTTTTGCCGATCAGCAAAAGACAGCAACATTTAAAGACTGCTACTGACTGTCCACAAAACAATACAGAATCTGGAGTCCTAACGAGACAAAGATAATGCCATGGATGTCCTCCAGAAATCCGTGATTGAACCCCTCCAGCCTGTCCTCCGCCCCATCGCCCTCTCTCTCCCTGAACCCGTCCATGATGCCATCGTGTCGCTGATCGGATCTGACTGCCACAATGCCCTGGTGCTTGGCCTCGACGTGACCAAAGACCCCAAGTGCACATCACTAGCCATTTCCAAGGCCCTCGGCTTGGCCATTGTTGGCGCCAGCGCTATCGTCAAGGTCCCGCAGATCCTGAAGTTGATCGGTTCGCAGTCGTCGGCCGGTGTGTCGTTTGTGTCGTACGCGTTGGAGACGGCTAGTCTGCTTATTACTCTGTCTTATGGCGTCCGCAACAAGTTTCCGTTCAGCACGTATGGAGAGTCCGCTTTGATTGCGGTGCAGGATGTTGTGGTGGGTGTGTTGGTGTTGAGTTTTGCTGGAAGGCCGACTGCTGCCGCGGCGTTTGTTGCGGTCGTTGCGGCCAGTGTGTATGCGTTGTTGGTGGATCAGAATATGGTGGATGCGCAAGCGATGGCCTATCTTcaggctggtgctggtgctttGAGTATTGCTAGCAAGGCTCCTCAGATCTTCACCATCTGGAAGGAGGGTGGCACTGGACAGTTGAGCGCTTTCGCGGTATGTCTATCGCAGCCCATCCTATACGTTCCACCCCGCTGACAGGTTTCGTTTGTTTAGGTATTCAACTATCTCGCCGGATCCCTGTCGCGCATCTTCACAACTCTGCAAGAGGTTGATGACAAGCTTATCCTCTACAGCTTCATTGCCGGTTTCACCTTGAACGTGATCCTGGCAGGTCAGATGCTGTACTACTGGAAGAGCTCTGCAAAGCCCCAGATGCAGGCTAAGCCAGCTTTCAAGCCGGTGCAGCAGGCCCCTGTTGCCGCGAGCACTGGCCGGGCGTCTCCCAAGCCGTCTGGCAAGACCCCTACTACCCGGAGACGGGGTTAATTGCTATTATAGTTTAATTTGATGTTGTGTTGTTCGCATTTCCAATCATATCCATACAGTAAAACATGCCGTAGCGTAATTACCGCTGCTTCGGCGGCAAACCAGTCGTCATAAACCTCAACACATCATCCAACGGCATCATCggcccagcagcagcagccaccTGACTGGGCTGTCTCGCAGCAATATCAAACTCCAACCCACCCCCAGAagccttcttcctcgccccCACAATATCCAtctgatcctcctcctcttcctcttcctcctcactctcatcctcatcctccaactccctccTCAACCCCGTAACAACATTCTCAATTCccgcctccttctcctccagcgtAAAATTCCCACCCCAATTCCGTCTCCTAGCCTCTTGATTCGCCTCCACGGGAGCCCACGCCCACAACTCCGCCAAATCCCCCTCGCTCAGTTCCCGGCCCCCGACCTGTGTCTGCGACCGCGATTTCTGCCCCGTGGTCCGCCCGCGCGAAACCCAGTCTTCAACACGAGGATCGAGTTTCGTGCGCAGGAGTTGTTCGAGGGCGGGGCCTTGGGTGCGGGACGGGTAGTCGGGACCTGGGTACGCGACGAGCGAGTTGAAGAGATCTTTTTGGTCGGTTAGGTGCTCGGAGACGGTGATGAGATTGTTGGAGATGATTGTTGCTTGGGATTGGAGGGAGGACCTATTTTCCTTATCAGTATCATTGATGATGGTTAGTTTGGATTGGGGGAGTATACCATGAGGGAAGCGGATCGCTGGTGTTTATACTGGTGATCAGGGAGCTTAGGGAGTGGGTTAATTGGACGAGACGTTGGCGGGATTGCTCGAGGGCTTTTATTTGGTCTTGGTTTAGGGAGGTCATTTTGCTTTGCCCTTTTGCTTTGAGTATCTTTGGCGTGGTTTGGTAGAATTAGGATGCGGACGTCGATGAGAAGTTGGCATTGGTGTCGTCGGAGATAATACCCGCTACAGCTGCTAAACTCCGCACAGCTGCAACAGACCATTTGTATTTGAACGTCTACTCTGCTCAATATCTCCCAGGGGATTACTCACCCTAGAAACTGCTTTTAGGTGATCAGATTTACCACGTAAAAAATACCTAGCAACGCGAACGTAGATTTCTGGCATACATTCCTTAGGGTATCATTTGTGGGTAAA from Aspergillus chevalieri M1 DNA, chromosome 1, nearly complete sequence includes the following:
- a CDS encoding aspartate--tRNA ligase MSD1 (BUSCO:EOG09261Q18;~COG:J;~EggNog:ENOG410PG5R;~InterPro:IPR006195,IPR012340,IPR004115,IPR004364, IPR002312,IPR004524;~PFAM:PF00152;~go_component: GO:0005737 - cytoplasm [Evidence IEA];~go_function: GO:0000166 - nucleotide binding [Evidence IEA];~go_function: GO:0004812 - aminoacyl-tRNA ligase activity [Evidence IEA];~go_function: GO:0005524 - ATP binding [Evidence IEA];~go_function: GO:0016874 - ligase activity [Evidence IEA];~go_process: GO:0006418 - tRNA aminoacylation for protein translation [Evidence IEA]) translates to MFPRVGRYSPRLRSSYIEISNYFRGRQAGLRTGLLAQAPTYRSFHKQFCLREQPHIHAEHRPFLERFKKAVEFPPATHNDFEVFFTQASPGQEVTLHGYLGHRADLSKKLSFVRLTDPTMKHSVQLVSFAKSGDAFEKVRSVSANSPVAVRGKVQAKKAKGGETLEKSDAWEVHVEDLHSLNDFPKNILMTPETVFAPEQRYLQLRNESELRDALRFRAQVHNVCKEELEQCQPAFIEVETPLLFKSTPEGAREFLVPTRRRGLAYALPQSPQQYKQILMASGIPRYFQFARCFRDEDLRADRQPEFTQLDLEMSFATGEDVMHVVEGIVRRLWSTLMDEPAPSGPFRRLLYEEAMSKYGSDKPDTRYGMEISRIDYLLPVDLVSKITPILNPYVEVFKIENNENDPAAMTKFITEFLDSPAGAPFNNNPDGAPGIFIYDAKKPLCGLQPFGFEAAEHIENALDADHGDLIVIQAREAVPFTGGSTAIGDLRRALHTAAVSSGFKPAPMGFEFLWITDFPLFSPSSDTEPGQGGAAGISSTHHPFTAPKTAADVDKLLSDPTEAIADHYDLVVNGVELGGGSRRIHDAAVQEFILRDILQMRPERLADFEHLLDALRAGCPPHAGLALGFDRLVAVMLGKESVRDVIAFPKTGKGGEDAMVRAPSEMSEEALETYHLRLRE
- the fmaE gene encoding monooxygenase fmaE (COG:S;~EggNog:ENOG410PRBN;~InterPro:IPR025444,IPR011008;~PFAM:PF13826;~TransMembrane:1 (o49-77i)), giving the protein MSDSLYRLTPDIKMAFESLSIKSPHLSSGAVSAIVTHNFLRDTFTIQTWLLIGAALQSLLTILLPLPYAILPAICLLSWRAMHTVLMAFGYIRNTNMDDVVWGKFSAQVPGRDGMLPEKGAAEDVTVIMLGARSNHPLGIFGPGYQQVGDFMNKMLAQLEGNAEEYGFLGSTTYLEATARKTSNQSIILCYFRSIEEMHRYAHSPLHREAWNWWNSITRTHPHLSISHEVYHAPKGCWENIYVNYHLTGIANMRIDVKGSEGGVRPIVDASRGGLRTQTGRLAKSDGADNEKYGVDPY
- the med8 gene encoding RNA polymerase II mediator complex subunit MED8 (COG:K;~EggNog:ENOG410PR74;~InterPro:IPR019364;~PFAM:PF10232;~go_component: GO:0016592 - mediator complex [Evidence IEA];~go_function: GO:0003712 - transcription coregulator activity [Evidence IEA];~go_process: GO:0006357 - regulation of transcription by RNA polymerase II [Evidence IEA]), whose translation is MTSLNQDQIKALEQSRQRLVQLTHSLSSLITSINTSDPLPSWSSLQSQATIISNNLITVSEHLTDQKDLFNSLVAYPGPDYPSRTQGPALEQLLRTKLDPRVEDWVSRGRTTGQKSRSQTQVGGRELSEGDLAELWAWAPVEANQEARRRNWGGNFTLEEKEAGIENVVTGLRRELEDEDESEEEEEEEEDQMDIVGARKKASGGGLEFDIAARQPSQVAAAAGPMMPLDDVLRFMTTGLPPKQR
- the cox10 gene encoding protoheme IX farnesyltransferase (COG:H;~EggNog:ENOG410PFA5;~InterPro:IPR030470,IPR006369,IPR016315,IPR000537;~PFAM:PF01040;~TransMembrane:8 (i175-193o213-236i257-279o285-303i310-331o351-371i404-434o454-472i);~go_component: GO:0016021 - integral component of membrane [Evidence IEA];~go_component: GO:0031966 - mitochondrial membrane [Evidence IEA];~go_function: GO:0008495 - protoheme IX farnesyltransferase activity [Evidence IEA];~go_function: GO:0016765 - transferase activity, transferring alkyl or aryl (other than methyl) groups [Evidence IEA];~go_process: GO:0006783 - heme biosynthetic process [Evidence IEA];~go_process: GO:0048034 - heme O biosynthetic process [Evidence IEA]); the encoded protein is MIPLRSSLLRPGAASRDPARLLCSQCLHRAVRPRRPSVRAFISSSRLRSGVAHDNSPSSTLQKTYFSGNRTVDDATFMSNGNLLDSLSTANPSASPANTRAASSSSSDATIQSNPEELPHRRRKRLKEEATGNNSTEHVIPPDASAQLSSFSSALPTTSLRRKMAAFLALTKPRLSVLIVLTTTSAYGMYPISTLLTLDPSIAPLPTLSTSTLTFLYLTTGTFLSSCSANTLNMMFEPQYDAQMSRTKNRPLVRGLLSRRAALLFAIATAASGLGLLYIGTNPTVTALSAFNIFLYAFVYTPLKRMHVINTWVGAIVGGIPPLMGWVAAAGQTATMGHDTWRDMLLSEDSIGGWLLGGILFAWQFPHFNALSHTIREEYRAAGYKMLAWTNPARNARVALRYSVLMFPISIGLWWVGVVGHGFLVGSTVANGWLVKEAYRFWKQQGANGTARGLFWASIWQLPILLVGGLLTKKGLWDGVWNQIFGQPLDDEDDYLYYDAEEEELETSDSGAVSAGSNSSSR
- a CDS encoding putative monosaccharide-P-dolichol utilization protein (COG:S;~EggNog:ENOG410PJ42;~InterPro:IPR016817,IPR006603;~PFAM:PF04193;~TransMembrane:5 (o59-78i90-112o118-139i146-164o232-255i)) produces the protein MDVLQKSVIEPLQPVLRPIALSLPEPVHDAIVSLIGSDCHNALVLGLDVTKDPKCTSLAISKALGLAIVGASAIVKVPQILKLIGSQSSAGVSFVSYALETASLLITLSYGVRNKFPFSTYGESALIAVQDVVVGVLVLSFAGRPTAAAAFVAVVAASVYALLVDQNMVDAQAMAYLQAGAGALSIASKAPQIFTIWKEGGTGQLSAFAVFNYLAGSLSRIFTTLQEVDDKLILYSFIAGFTLNVILAGQMLYYWKSSAKPQMQAKPAFKPVQQAPVAASTGRASPKPSGKTPTTRRRG
- a CDS encoding D-alanine--D-alanine ligase family protein (COG:M;~EggNog:ENOG410PPG2;~InterPro:IPR011761,IPR016185,IPR011095,IPR000291, IPR013815;~PFAM:PF07478;~go_function: GO:0005524 - ATP binding [Evidence IEA];~go_function: GO:0008716 - D-alanine-D-alanine ligase activity [Evidence IEA];~go_function: GO:0046872 - metal ion binding [Evidence IEA]), translating into MAPLVIAFFYESISLYRSRGYSVEECVELDQDETIEAIAQSLRSNGYEVVLVGDVKELVNRIAKGEHEKWDLAFSISEGMHGVGREAQVPGLLEAYRIPHALSDAATLALCLDKGKTKMVLEHQGIPTAPFAVVPALWTPNGSTAKTVSQLLEKSIHAEELKDFPLFIKPACEGSSKGIYPFSKVTSPSELENGVKKLQARFLGQSILVEKYLTGNEYTVSLLGTGNSAKVLGSLQVNWSNPADGGFYTVSNKNEQGNEHLDQFVDAHNNPEVQAAEDLALRTWHALECCDVGRVDVRFGANGKPYVLELNPLPGLRPQWSSLVQTAEYHKISHEVLLGRIVESSLQRYPSLREKQSEK